From Carassius gibelio isolate Cgi1373 ecotype wild population from Czech Republic chromosome B21, carGib1.2-hapl.c, whole genome shotgun sequence, the proteins below share one genomic window:
- the zgc:86839 gene encoding cyclin-dependent kinases regulatory subunit 2-like: MAHKQIYYSDKYTDDLYEYRHVVLPRELAKQVPKSHLMTEDEWRRLGVQQSLGWVHYMIHEPEPHILLFRRPLPKQ; the protein is encoded by the exons ATGGCTCATAAACAGATCTACTACTCGGATAAATACACAGATGATCTTTATGAATACCG ACACGTGGTCTTACCGCGAGAACTAGCCAAACAAGTGCCCAAATCCCACCTGATGACGGAGGATGAGTGGAGGAGGCTGGGCGTGCAGCAGTCGCTCGGATGGGTGCATTATATGATCCACGAACCAG aacctCATATTCTGCTGTTTAGGAGACCGCTCCCAAAACAATGA